A single genomic interval of Brevibacillus brevis harbors:
- the mnmG gene encoding tRNA uridine-5-carboxymethylaminomethyl(34) synthesis enzyme MnmG, which produces MNVVPAYEAGSFDVIVIGAGHAGAEAALAAARMGCSTLLLTINLDAVAYMPCNPSVGGPAKGHVVRELDALGGEMGRNTDKTHIQMRMLNTGKGPAVHALRAQADKFAYQHEMKKTIENTPNLILRQAMVEELIVNDGVCEGVITQTGARYMAKSVVLTTGTYLRGKIILGDLQYESGPNNMRPSIRLAHHLKELGFEMTRFKTGTPPRVHSSSVDFSKMEIQPGDPVPRAFSYETTEFIMDQLPCWLTYTNEETHGLINSNLHRAPMYSGMIEGTGPRYCPSIEDKVVRFNDKPRHQIFLEPEGRNTEEMYVQGLSTSLPEDVQLSMLRSMAGMEEVKMMRPGYAIEYDSIVPTQLWPSLETKTLPGLFTAGQINGTSGYEEAAGQGLMAGINAARRVQGKPPVILGREEAYIGVLIDDLVTKGTHEPYRLLTSRAEYRLLLRHDNADLRLTDIGHEIGLISEERYNRFNQKRELIEQEKERVANTRVRPEMAHVQEVLRNAGSPELTDVIELAQLLRRPEINYSHIAQMVPAPEALPEDVTEQVEIQIKYDGYIKKSLQQVERMKKMEERRIPTDIDYHQISGLSKESRDNMTKIRPLNIGQAARIAGVTPADISVLMVYLEYKRVGVAE; this is translated from the coding sequence ATGAACGTTGTACCTGCATATGAAGCTGGCTCGTTTGACGTCATTGTCATTGGTGCGGGTCATGCCGGTGCGGAAGCGGCTTTGGCGGCTGCACGTATGGGCTGCAGTACATTACTGTTGACGATCAACCTGGATGCTGTGGCGTACATGCCATGTAATCCTTCCGTAGGTGGTCCGGCAAAAGGCCACGTCGTACGCGAATTGGACGCGCTCGGTGGAGAAATGGGACGCAATACCGATAAAACTCATATCCAGATGCGTATGCTGAATACAGGTAAAGGACCTGCTGTTCATGCTTTACGCGCACAAGCAGACAAATTTGCGTATCAGCATGAAATGAAGAAAACGATTGAAAATACTCCGAATTTGATCCTGCGTCAAGCGATGGTGGAAGAGCTGATCGTAAACGATGGGGTCTGTGAAGGGGTTATTACGCAAACTGGTGCGCGATACATGGCTAAATCCGTTGTATTGACGACCGGAACCTATTTGCGCGGAAAGATCATCCTCGGAGATCTCCAATACGAAAGTGGACCGAACAACATGCGCCCGTCCATTCGTCTGGCACATCATTTGAAGGAACTCGGTTTTGAAATGACACGCTTCAAGACAGGGACGCCTCCACGTGTTCATAGCAGCAGCGTGGATTTCTCCAAAATGGAGATTCAGCCTGGTGATCCGGTACCGCGTGCTTTTTCTTATGAAACAACGGAATTTATTATGGACCAGCTTCCTTGCTGGCTGACCTATACAAATGAAGAAACGCATGGACTCATCAATAGCAATCTGCATCGTGCACCTATGTATTCGGGAATGATCGAAGGAACGGGCCCGCGTTATTGCCCTTCGATTGAAGATAAGGTAGTTCGTTTTAATGATAAGCCGCGTCACCAAATTTTCTTGGAGCCAGAAGGACGCAATACCGAAGAAATGTATGTACAAGGCTTGTCGACCAGCTTGCCGGAGGATGTTCAGCTTTCCATGCTGCGCTCCATGGCTGGAATGGAAGAAGTCAAAATGATGCGCCCTGGCTATGCGATTGAGTATGATTCGATCGTGCCGACGCAGCTCTGGCCTTCTTTGGAAACCAAAACCTTGCCGGGCTTGTTCACAGCAGGACAAATCAATGGTACCTCTGGTTATGAGGAAGCTGCGGGTCAAGGTCTCATGGCAGGAATTAACGCAGCACGCCGCGTCCAAGGGAAACCACCCGTTATTTTGGGACGAGAAGAGGCGTACATCGGTGTCTTGATTGACGACCTTGTTACTAAAGGAACGCATGAGCCTTATCGTTTGCTTACTTCTCGTGCAGAATATCGGTTGCTGCTGCGTCATGACAATGCGGACTTGCGCCTGACGGATATCGGCCATGAAATTGGTCTGATTAGCGAAGAGCGCTACAATCGATTTAATCAAAAACGCGAGCTGATCGAGCAAGAAAAAGAACGTGTGGCAAACACACGCGTACGTCCTGAAATGGCACATGTCCAAGAGGTTTTGCGCAACGCAGGCTCTCCTGAACTGACAGATGTCATCGAGCTGGCTCAACTGCTGCGTCGTCCGGAAATCAACTACAGCCACATTGCTCAAATGGTCCCTGCACCAGAAGCACTGCCAGAGGATGTGACCGAACAGGTTGAAATCCAGATTAAATACGATGGCTACATCAAAAAGTCATTGCAACAAGTAGAGCGGATGAAAAAAATGGAGGAGCGCCGCATCCCAACGGATATTGACTACCACCAAATCTCCGGTTTGTCCAAGGAATCCCGCGACAATATGACCAAAATTCGTCCGTTGAATATCGGGCAGGCGGCTCGTATCGCAGGAGTTACTCCAGCAGACATTTCCGTGTTAATGGTATATTTGGAGTACAAACGCGTGGGAGTAGCCGAGTAA
- the mnmE gene encoding tRNA uridine-5-carboxymethylaminomethyl(34) synthesis GTPase MnmE, with translation MKFDTIAAVATPMGEGGIAVIRVSGTEAIEVVDKIYKGKQRLSTVDSHTIHYGHLYEPNTGERVEEVLVSVMKAPRTFTREDVVEVNCHGGIVSVEKVLELILDNGARLAEPGEFTKRAFLNGRVDLSQAEAVIDLIRAKTDRAMKVALNQVEGKLSRLIRQLRQNLIEAMAHIEVTLDYPEHDVEEFTQNFLRGKCLEVKGEIQRLLQTAQQGKILREGLSTAIIGRPNVGKSSLLNSLVQEEKAIVTDVAGTTRDVIEEYVNVRGVPLRLIDTAGIRDTEDIVEKIGVEKSRQLLQKADLVLLVINYNEPLSADDYAIFEAAKGFHVIVIVNKFDLPQKVDLEEIKRHFPQQPLIMTSAREETGIDLLEQAIGEIFFSGRVQQDDLTYVSNARHIQLLRQAERAIDEALGGIDDLMPVDMIQIDIKKSWELLGEVIGESVGEDLIDQIFSQFCLGK, from the coding sequence ATGAAATTCGATACAATAGCGGCGGTCGCTACACCGATGGGTGAAGGCGGTATTGCCGTGATCCGAGTAAGCGGTACGGAAGCGATCGAAGTTGTGGATAAGATATATAAAGGAAAGCAGCGGTTGTCCACTGTGGATAGCCATACGATCCATTATGGGCACTTGTATGAGCCAAACACAGGTGAACGAGTGGAAGAGGTACTGGTTTCCGTAATGAAGGCTCCCCGTACATTTACGAGGGAGGATGTAGTTGAGGTAAACTGTCACGGAGGAATCGTTTCCGTTGAAAAGGTTCTGGAGTTAATCTTGGATAATGGAGCAAGATTGGCGGAGCCAGGTGAGTTCACAAAGCGTGCGTTCTTAAACGGACGTGTCGATTTGTCTCAAGCCGAGGCCGTCATTGATTTGATCCGGGCGAAAACAGACAGAGCGATGAAGGTCGCATTGAATCAAGTAGAAGGGAAGCTGTCCAGGCTCATTCGGCAGTTACGACAAAACTTGATTGAAGCGATGGCCCATATAGAAGTAACATTGGACTATCCAGAGCATGACGTTGAGGAGTTTACACAAAATTTCTTGCGAGGAAAGTGCCTGGAGGTTAAAGGTGAAATCCAACGACTGTTGCAGACCGCACAGCAAGGGAAAATTTTGCGTGAAGGCTTGTCGACCGCGATTATTGGACGTCCGAATGTAGGGAAATCCTCTCTACTAAATAGTCTGGTCCAAGAGGAAAAGGCGATTGTGACTGACGTTGCGGGAACGACACGCGATGTCATCGAAGAGTATGTCAATGTGCGCGGGGTTCCTTTGCGACTCATCGATACCGCAGGAATTCGCGATACAGAGGACATCGTGGAGAAAATCGGGGTAGAGAAGTCCAGACAGCTGCTGCAAAAGGCTGACCTCGTGTTGCTCGTGATCAATTACAATGAGCCTCTCTCCGCTGATGATTATGCGATTTTTGAGGCGGCAAAAGGGTTTCATGTGATTGTGATTGTTAATAAATTCGACTTGCCGCAAAAAGTGGATTTGGAAGAGATCAAGCGTCATTTCCCTCAGCAGCCGTTGATTATGACGTCTGCGCGTGAGGAAACGGGGATCGATCTTCTGGAGCAGGCTATTGGGGAGATTTTCTTCAGTGGCCGTGTGCAGCAGGATGACCTGACCTACGTGAGTAACGCGAGACATATTCAACTGCTTCGTCAGGCAGAACGAGCCATAGATGAAGCGCTTGGTGGAATCGATGATTTAATGCCAGTAGACATGATTCAGATCGACATTAAAAAGTCGTGGGAGCTGCTTGGAGAAGTCATCGGAGAAAGCGTCGGCGAAGATTTGATTGACCAGATTTTCTCCCAGTTCTGTCTGGGTAAGTGA
- the jag gene encoding RNA-binding cell elongation regulator Jag/EloR, translated as MKKVVATAKTIDDAVQKALLELGVPRERATIQVLEEPSRGLFGLIGAKDAKVQVEFHFDPVAQGRDFLQDVLSNMKVNAKVETRTNEEGMLFDIQGTNLGIIIGRRGQTLDSLQYLVNVVANRHADKHVRITLDAENYRLRRKETLEQLADRVAKKALSTKRDVRLEPMSAAERKVIHAFLQKRADVVTFSEGDEPNRYIVIAPKEASR; from the coding sequence GTGAAAAAGGTGGTAGCTACGGCAAAAACGATCGACGATGCTGTGCAAAAAGCTTTGCTGGAATTGGGAGTGCCGCGTGAGCGGGCAACGATCCAAGTTCTAGAGGAACCAAGCAGAGGATTGTTTGGACTGATTGGGGCAAAGGACGCTAAAGTGCAAGTAGAATTTCACTTTGATCCGGTTGCACAGGGACGTGACTTTCTTCAAGACGTTTTGTCGAACATGAAGGTGAATGCCAAAGTGGAGACGCGTACAAATGAAGAGGGCATGCTGTTTGACATCCAGGGAACCAATCTGGGAATCATTATTGGCCGCAGGGGACAAACTCTTGATTCATTACAGTATCTCGTAAACGTCGTAGCGAACCGTCATGCGGACAAACATGTACGTATCACTCTGGATGCCGAAAATTACAGGCTTCGTCGCAAGGAAACATTGGAGCAGCTCGCAGATCGGGTGGCGAAAAAAGCGTTATCGACCAAACGGGATGTACGTCTGGAACCAATGTCTGCTGCGGAACGGAAAGTAATCCACGCCTTTTTACAAAAGAGAGCAGATGTGGTTACCTTCAGTGAAGGAGACGAGCCAAATCGTTATATCGTGATTGCACCGAAAGAAGCCTCTCGCTAG
- the yidC gene encoding membrane protein insertase YidC, which translates to MSRRTLSILMLTMLVLVLSGCNPQAAAPIGPDATGIWDKYFVYPLSWLIKESALILGNNYGLGILIATIIIRIIVLPLMVKQIKSSKKMQEIQPEMQKIRDKYKNDPQKAQAETMALFQKSGVNPLAGCLPMLVQMPILIAFYHAIIRTTEINSQTFLWLTLGQKDPYYILPIIAAITTYLQSKMMGQATQGNPQMQMMIIMMPLMILAIAVTLPSALSLYWVYGNLFTIVQTYFLYRDKGNMPTPKGGASK; encoded by the coding sequence TTGAGTAGACGTACACTCAGCATTCTTATGCTGACTATGCTGGTTCTAGTTTTGTCGGGCTGTAACCCCCAAGCTGCTGCACCAATTGGCCCTGACGCAACCGGCATTTGGGACAAGTATTTTGTCTATCCACTGTCCTGGCTAATTAAAGAGAGCGCATTGATACTCGGAAACAACTATGGTCTGGGTATCCTGATTGCAACGATCATCATTCGAATCATTGTGCTTCCATTGATGGTCAAGCAAATCAAGAGCTCCAAGAAAATGCAAGAGATTCAACCGGAGATGCAAAAGATCCGTGACAAGTACAAAAATGATCCACAAAAAGCGCAAGCGGAAACGATGGCTTTGTTCCAGAAGAGCGGTGTCAATCCGTTGGCTGGATGCTTGCCAATGTTGGTACAAATGCCGATTTTGATCGCGTTCTACCATGCGATCATTCGTACGACCGAGATTAACTCGCAAACGTTCTTGTGGCTGACGTTGGGACAAAAGGACCCGTACTACATCTTGCCAATCATTGCTGCGATTACGACGTACCTGCAATCCAAGATGATGGGTCAGGCAACACAAGGAAATCCACAAATGCAAATGATGATCATCATGATGCCGCTGATGATTTTGGCGATTGCCGTTACATTGCCATCAGCGCTGTCTCTGTACTGGGTATACGGTAACCTGTTTACCATTGTACAAACTTACTTCCTGTATCGTGATAAAGGTAATATGCCTACTCCTAAGGGGGGAGCCTCCAAGTGA
- the yidD gene encoding membrane protein insertion efficiency factor YidD produces MEKEMEKEGETMMVKIMVWLIRGYQLMISPYKPPSCRFAPTCSHYAIESIRRFGAWRGGWLALRRILKCHPFHPGGYDPVPDQHK; encoded by the coding sequence ATGGAAAAAGAGATGGAAAAAGAGGGTGAAACGATGATGGTGAAGATCATGGTTTGGTTGATTCGGGGATACCAACTGATGATTTCTCCGTATAAACCACCTTCATGCAGATTCGCGCCCACCTGCTCTCACTATGCAATCGAGTCGATTCGTCGATTTGGAGCGTGGAGGGGAGGATGGTTGGCCCTTCGCCGCATCTTGAAATGCCATCCGTTCCACCCGGGCGGGTATGATCCAGTCCCGGATCAGCACAAATAA
- the rnpA gene encoding ribonuclease P protein component has translation MHRSHRLKKNEQFQAVFQRGSSAANKQFVLYSAKQEGQAAFRAGISVSKKIGNAVVRNRVKRLIREAVARMESDIPVGLDLVIIARPGVEAMTLEAIEQSLLHVMKRAKVIKQAPVHNGKRDGKRG, from the coding sequence TTGCATCGTTCACACCGGCTCAAAAAAAATGAGCAATTCCAAGCTGTGTTTCAACGAGGAAGTTCTGCTGCTAATAAGCAGTTTGTCTTGTATTCAGCAAAGCAAGAGGGACAAGCGGCTTTTCGCGCTGGAATTTCCGTCAGTAAAAAAATTGGCAATGCTGTTGTCCGCAATAGAGTCAAGCGGCTTATACGCGAAGCAGTAGCTCGAATGGAGTCTGATATTCCAGTCGGTCTCGATCTCGTCATCATCGCCCGTCCGGGTGTGGAAGCGATGACGCTTGAAGCCATTGAGCAATCTCTGTTACATGTGATGAAGCGAGCCAAAGTGATCAAACAGGCACCCGTACATAATGGAAAAAGAGATGGAAAAAGAGGGTGA